One window of the Allosaccharopolyspora coralli genome contains the following:
- a CDS encoding peroxiredoxin family protein → MAVVVRVVVAVLGGLYAVYSASTPRRSADDGSATQGSAQYPFAVGNPGPGQKAPDFTLPSSNGGQASLADYRGKNVLLYFQEGLMCQPCWDQLTDLERNAGKLKAAGIDDVVSVTTDPIDLVARKNRDEGVTTPVLSDPDLSVSRAYETNKYGMMGDSRNGHSFILVGPDGTIRWRADYGGPPKYTMFLPTEAMLADLRAGAKP, encoded by the coding sequence GTGGCAGTCGTCGTCCGGGTGGTTGTCGCCGTACTCGGTGGCCTGTACGCGGTATATAGCGCCTCAACACCACGCCGCTCCGCGGACGACGGCAGCGCCACCCAAGGAAGCGCACAGTACCCGTTCGCGGTCGGCAATCCCGGTCCTGGACAGAAGGCGCCGGATTTCACCCTGCCCTCCAGCAACGGCGGCCAAGCCAGCCTGGCCGACTACCGCGGCAAGAACGTGCTGCTCTACTTCCAAGAAGGGCTGATGTGCCAACCCTGCTGGGACCAACTCACCGATCTCGAACGCAACGCCGGCAAGCTCAAAGCCGCCGGCATCGACGACGTCGTCTCCGTCACGACCGACCCCATCGACCTCGTGGCCCGGAAGAACCGCGACGAAGGCGTCACCACCCCCGTGCTGTCCGACCCGGACCTGTCCGTCTCCCGCGCCTACGAGACCAACAAGTACGGCATGATGGGCGACTCCCGGAACGGACACAGCTTCATCCTGGTCGGCCCGGACGGCACCATCCGCTGGCGCGCCGACTACGGCGGCCCGCCGAAGTACACGATGTTCCTGCCCACCGAGGCGATGCTGGCCGACCTCCGTGCAGGAGCGAAGCCGTGA
- a CDS encoding glutaredoxin family protein, translating to MTTHVTLLTQADCHLCEHAQQVLDRVSREYPLSITEVDLRTTEGHQLAAEAGVLFAPGVLLDDEPFAYGRLSERKLRKTLNTRATRAR from the coding sequence ATGACCACACACGTCACGCTTCTGACCCAAGCCGACTGCCACTTGTGCGAGCACGCCCAACAAGTCCTCGACCGGGTGAGCCGGGAATATCCGCTCAGCATCACCGAGGTCGACTTGCGCACCACCGAAGGCCACCAGCTCGCGGCGGAAGCCGGAGTGCTGTTCGCCCCAGGGGTCCTACTCGACGACGAACCGTTCGCCTACGGCCGCCTGTCCGAACGCAAACTCCGTAAAACCCTGAACACCCGCGCCACCCGGGCGCGATAA
- a CDS encoding DUF2933 domain-containing protein, with protein sequence MNTLYLLALLACPVGMGLMMWFMMRGQHGGKDQTTDQKHEIGRLRSEVDYLHQQASKDNRPG encoded by the coding sequence ATGAACACACTGTACCTACTCGCTCTACTCGCCTGCCCTGTCGGCATGGGCCTGATGATGTGGTTCATGATGCGCGGCCAACACGGCGGCAAGGACCAGACTACGGACCAGAAGCACGAAATTGGCCGACTTCGATCCGAAGTGGACTACCTACACCAGCAGGCGAGCAAGGACAACCGCCCCGGCTAA
- a CDS encoding IS256 family transposase, with the protein MVTSEDTAADSAGPAPAHDDLDVRVARELIDKAREDGVSLVGPNGLLRQVTKTVLESALNGELDDHLGYEKGDVAEKFGVNERNGSSSKTVRTDVGDVRIDVPRDRDGTFTPQIVPKYARRVEGFDDTVISLYAKGLTTGEIQAHLADIYDARVSRELISKITDKVVDDLNSWQIRPLDRVYPVVLIDAIHVKIRDGAVANRPVYIAVGITLAGERDVLGMWVGTGGEGAKGWLNHLSDLKNRGVEDILIVACDGVKGLPEAISALWPQAEVQLCVVHLVRASLRYASKKYWPAITKRLKLIYTAPTVEAAEVEFTEFCAEWEDRYPAMIRLWRHSWEQFTPFLAYPPELRKLVYTTNAIESLNSRFRQATRRRGHFPNEQAALKVLYLVIKNPLKNRSNITGKVVGWKQALNTLAMHYGDRLDAQH; encoded by the coding sequence ATGGTGACAAGTGAAGACACGGCGGCCGATTCGGCTGGCCCGGCTCCTGCTCATGACGATCTCGATGTTCGGGTAGCGCGGGAGTTGATCGACAAGGCCCGCGAAGATGGCGTGTCGCTGGTCGGCCCGAACGGACTGTTGCGGCAGGTAACCAAAACGGTGCTGGAATCGGCGCTGAACGGCGAACTGGACGACCATCTTGGCTACGAGAAAGGCGACGTTGCGGAGAAGTTCGGGGTCAACGAGCGGAACGGATCGTCGTCGAAGACGGTGCGGACCGATGTGGGTGACGTACGGATCGACGTGCCCCGTGATCGAGACGGTACGTTCACTCCGCAGATCGTGCCGAAGTACGCTCGCCGGGTCGAGGGTTTCGACGACACGGTCATCTCCCTGTATGCGAAAGGGTTGACGACCGGGGAAATTCAAGCACACCTGGCCGACATTTATGACGCACGGGTGTCACGTGAGCTGATCTCGAAGATCACCGACAAGGTGGTCGACGACCTGAATTCCTGGCAAATTCGACCGTTGGATCGCGTGTATCCAGTTGTGTTGATTGATGCCATTCATGTCAAGATTCGGGATGGTGCGGTGGCGAACCGTCCCGTCTACATCGCGGTCGGGATCACCCTGGCTGGTGAGCGGGACGTGCTGGGCATGTGGGTCGGTACTGGTGGCGAAGGAGCCAAGGGATGGCTGAACCACTTGTCGGACCTGAAGAACCGTGGCGTCGAGGACATCCTGATCGTCGCCTGTGACGGCGTGAAAGGGCTGCCCGAGGCGATCTCTGCGTTGTGGCCACAAGCAGAGGTCCAACTGTGTGTCGTGCACCTGGTGCGGGCCAGCCTTCGCTACGCATCGAAGAAGTACTGGCCGGCGATCACTAAACGACTCAAGCTGATCTACACCGCCCCCACCGTAGAAGCCGCAGAAGTAGAGTTCACCGAATTCTGTGCCGAATGGGAGGATAGGTATCCCGCGATGATCCGGCTGTGGCGCCACAGTTGGGAACAGTTCACGCCGTTCCTCGCCTATCCGCCCGAGTTGCGGAAGCTGGTGTACACCACGAACGCGATCGAAAGCCTGAACTCCCGGTTCCGTCAGGCCACCCGACGCCGAGGCCATTTCCCCAACGAACAGGCCGCACTCAAAGTGCTCTATCTCGTGATCAAAAATCCACTCAAAAATCGTTCCAACATCACCGGGAAAGTAGTAGGTTGGAAACAGGCGTTGAACACGCTCGCCATGCACTACGGCGACCGCCTCGACGCGCAGCACTGA
- a CDS encoding vitamin K epoxide reductase family protein: MPYILAIGGAIGFLAAFALTVEKLALLKDSTYTPTCSINPILSCGSVMNTPQGEAFGVPNPLIGIGGFAIVTTIGVAHLGGVRFPRWFWLGLQAGTVFGIVFVHWLIAQSLYTIGALCPYCMVVWAVMILIFWYTTLHTAQHYLSLPPSIKKVTNKLAQYHTVVVTVWYLAIAGLILQAFWSYWSTLL; encoded by the coding sequence TTGCCGTACATCCTCGCAATCGGCGGGGCGATCGGCTTCCTCGCCGCGTTCGCCCTCACCGTTGAGAAGCTCGCACTGCTCAAAGACTCCACCTACACTCCGACGTGCAGCATCAACCCGATCTTGTCCTGCGGGTCGGTCATGAACACCCCACAGGGAGAAGCCTTCGGCGTCCCCAACCCGCTGATCGGTATCGGCGGATTCGCCATTGTCACCACCATCGGCGTCGCCCACCTCGGCGGGGTGCGCTTCCCACGGTGGTTCTGGCTCGGCCTCCAAGCTGGCACTGTGTTCGGGATCGTGTTTGTGCACTGGCTGATCGCGCAGAGCCTGTACACGATTGGTGCCCTGTGCCCGTATTGCATGGTCGTCTGGGCGGTCATGATCCTCATCTTTTGGTACACGACACTGCACACGGCCCAGCACTATCTGTCGCTGCCGCCCAGCATCAAGAAGGTGACCAACAAGCTTGCCCAGTACCACACCGTGGTCGTCACCGTGTGGTACCTCGCCATCGCCGGGCTCATTCTGCAGGCTTTCTGGAGCTACTGGAGCACCCTGCTGTAG
- a CDS encoding DsbA family protein, which yields MTKNLKITLAIAVAAVIGFGGLLAWTNTGPSTASPGGPASTTAPADVLVRPDSHRLSTAADGKVTVVEFLDFECEACKAMFPVIERLRAEYGDRVTFVVRYFPLPGHPNSGTAALAVEAAAQQGALEPMYRKMYENQDQWSHQQTSQAEKFTGYARELGLDLQRFQQAVNDPATVDRIERDMNDGAALGVEGTPTLFLNGQKLPSMPSYEQLKAQIDTALAQ from the coding sequence ATGACAAAGAATCTCAAGATCACCCTGGCGATCGCCGTAGCCGCTGTAATCGGCTTCGGCGGACTGCTCGCCTGGACCAACACTGGTCCTTCAACCGCATCGCCCGGCGGACCGGCGAGCACCACCGCACCAGCCGACGTCCTGGTGCGCCCAGACAGCCACCGCCTGTCGACCGCCGCGGATGGCAAAGTGACCGTGGTGGAGTTCCTGGACTTCGAGTGCGAAGCGTGCAAGGCGATGTTCCCCGTGATCGAACGACTCCGTGCCGAATACGGCGACCGCGTTACGTTCGTCGTCCGCTACTTCCCGCTGCCGGGCCACCCGAACTCCGGAACTGCGGCCCTCGCCGTGGAGGCCGCCGCTCAGCAAGGCGCTCTGGAGCCCATGTACCGCAAGATGTACGAGAACCAAGACCAGTGGAGCCACCAGCAAACCTCCCAGGCTGAAAAGTTCACCGGCTACGCCCGCGAACTCGGACTCGACCTCCAACGCTTCCAGCAGGCAGTGAACGATCCCGCCACTGTGGACAGGATTGAGCGCGACATGAACGACGGCGCCGCTCTTGGAGTGGAAGGCACCCCCACGCTGTTCCTCAACGGCCAGAAACTGCCGTCAATGCCAAGCTACGAGCAGCTGAAGGCCCAAATCGACACTGCTCTCGCACAGTAG
- a CDS encoding M56 family metallopeptidase: MSSPAVGLLSGAALVATVAPALLHRQRGLLASPRLGLAAWFGAAGAVLTMLAVAGPVTLLDPRLESLSVQPEGLPAFLAGCVGLLHRPGMISLGSAILATGLAAYICAVLAAHAHRARRASHDHRDELADVGFVDSRTGTILVPYAHPVCYCLAGSPSRIVLSTGARDALGARELHAMLAHERAHLAGHHHALLILARGLATALPIVPLFRAMPKQVELLVERLADERAGTRCGRDTVARALLRMVNHAMPGTALGATGGDLTTRMTYLLHPAEAARPGRPALLLSPAIALALALGPTVVLTLACVLSWAP; this comes from the coding sequence GTGAGCTCGCCTGCCGTAGGTCTGCTATCCGGTGCGGCGCTGGTCGCCACTGTCGCCCCGGCTTTGTTGCACAGGCAGCGCGGTCTGCTGGCCTCGCCCCGTCTGGGACTGGCTGCCTGGTTCGGAGCTGCTGGCGCGGTGCTGACGATGCTCGCGGTCGCTGGCCCGGTGACCCTGTTGGACCCGCGCCTTGAGTCGCTCTCTGTTCAGCCAGAGGGCCTGCCGGCGTTTCTCGCCGGCTGCGTGGGCCTGCTTCACCGGCCGGGGATGATCTCACTGGGCTCCGCCATTCTCGCCACCGGACTGGCCGCCTACATCTGCGCCGTCCTCGCCGCGCATGCGCACCGCGCGCGGCGGGCTTCCCACGACCACCGGGACGAACTCGCCGACGTGGGCTTCGTCGATTCCCGCACCGGCACTATCCTCGTTCCTTACGCCCACCCGGTGTGCTACTGCCTCGCTGGCTCACCGTCGCGCATCGTGCTCAGCACCGGCGCACGGGACGCCCTTGGCGCCCGCGAACTCCATGCGATGCTCGCCCACGAGCGTGCGCACTTGGCCGGTCACCACCACGCCCTACTCATCTTGGCTCGCGGCCTCGCGACGGCACTGCCGATCGTGCCGCTGTTTCGCGCCATGCCCAAGCAGGTGGAACTCCTCGTCGAAAGGCTCGCTGACGAACGAGCGGGGACACGCTGTGGCCGCGACACCGTGGCACGGGCGTTGCTGCGCATGGTCAATCATGCGATGCCCGGCACCGCACTGGGCGCCACCGGCGGCGATCTCACGACCCGGATGACCTACCTCCTGCACCCCGCCGAAGCCGCCCGTCCTGGGCGCCCGGCGCTCCTGCTGTCCCCAGCCATTGCCCTGGCCCTTGCACTCGGCCCGACCGTAGTTCTCACCCTGGCATGCGTACTGAGCTGGGCACCGTGA
- a CDS encoding BlaI/MecI/CopY family transcriptional regulator yields MKARNGDLQAAVLDVLWAAEEDLTVREVQQRLHTSRELAYNTVLTVLDTLFKKNLVKRRLLGRAFVYRPSDSREAHTAEVMAHTLDNGGDRSAALLHFVGKITEADLTALRQLIDSDDDKGTRS; encoded by the coding sequence GTGAAAGCCCGCAACGGTGATCTTCAGGCAGCCGTTCTTGACGTGCTCTGGGCAGCAGAAGAGGACCTGACGGTCCGCGAGGTTCAGCAGAGGCTGCACACCAGTCGAGAACTGGCTTACAACACAGTGCTGACCGTCCTGGACACCCTCTTCAAGAAGAACCTCGTGAAGCGGCGACTACTCGGCCGCGCCTTCGTCTACCGGCCGAGCGATTCGCGGGAGGCGCACACCGCGGAGGTCATGGCGCACACGCTCGACAACGGCGGGGACCGCTCCGCTGCGTTGCTGCACTTTGTCGGCAAGATCACTGAGGCAGACCTCACTGCCCTGCGGCAACTCATCGACTCCGATGATGACAAAGGAACACGCTCGTGA
- a CDS encoding copper resistance CopC family protein — MTVAVLTLLGALLAQPHSWAHAELTGSDPVGGSALQQAPAAARLTFTDSVNPELVTLAVTDQDGGQPPLPAPAIEHNQVVQPLPNLGNGGYTIAYRVVSADGHPVAGQIPFTISASTPRSAPPPGTNPRPPAVEEQAGGAWLPWAGGGVVVVLLITGAVISVRRLGRDH, encoded by the coding sequence ATGACGGTCGCTGTCCTGACGCTGCTCGGGGCATTGCTCGCCCAACCCCACTCCTGGGCGCATGCCGAACTGACGGGCAGCGACCCCGTCGGCGGGAGCGCCCTGCAGCAGGCGCCTGCCGCGGCCAGGTTGACTTTCACCGACTCAGTGAACCCCGAGCTCGTCACCCTCGCCGTGACGGACCAGGACGGCGGACAGCCGCCCCTGCCTGCTCCGGCCATCGAACACAACCAGGTCGTTCAGCCCTTGCCCAACCTGGGTAACGGTGGATACACGATCGCGTACCGCGTCGTCTCCGCAGACGGCCATCCGGTGGCAGGACAGATTCCGTTCACGATCAGCGCGAGCACACCACGGTCGGCGCCCCCGCCGGGCACGAACCCCCGGCCGCCAGCGGTCGAGGAACAGGCCGGGGGCGCGTGGCTGCCGTGGGCCGGCGGCGGTGTCGTTGTCGTTCTGCTGATCACTGGCGCTGTCATCAGCGTTCGCCGGTTGGGACGCGACCATTGA
- a CDS encoding cytochrome c oxidase assembly protein, with amino-acid sequence MATKARDMTIPDDSPHHEAHRQSVDHAEHQLDSLEPTQHRRSVSRRSASLALLVVTAVGIAALIAVALTALTASDAYVAYGLPDPGAVVRYGLPLARVIAEAAALVCIGSLWLATFGVPAQPSGFVAADGYAALRTAGWAGTAWFGGAALVAPLLAADASGRPISDLADPIVLLGLIDAIEQAKSWLLTAGIALVVAIGCRLALTWKTAAVLMLLSLAALLPVIATGHSASGAHDVATSSMLYHLVGASLWIGGLIAVLAHAARGGAHLGLVARRFSGLALVCWIGMAASGVINAATRLTLPDLVTSDYGLLILVKVAALGALGFAGYRQRAQAVRAIAGRQGIGDLLRLGAIEVLLMSATVGVAVALGRTPPPAAAGEVPSRTEELIGYDLAGPPTVLRMLLDWRFDLIYGVLAVVLAALYLRAVWRLRRRGEGWPVMCTVAWLCGCAVVLLATSSGIGRYAPAVPSVQLASWLLLTVVAPALLMSAAPLSLAQRLAQRAEPAAPAGPVQWARVAGRTWLLRVLSYPLAASVLLVCLLVGVYFTGLLETGLYEFWLQPALKGSFLLVGCLLYWTTLAIDPVAGRARGHVRLLALAVASVGLAAFGLTLTRTSTVIGDSYYRGLGLGWMSDILAEQHLAGVYATIAAGVPLIMAVLTWTRGHRRTAH; translated from the coding sequence ATGGCGACGAAAGCACGTGACATGACGATCCCCGACGATTCCCCGCACCACGAAGCCCATCGACAGTCGGTGGATCATGCCGAGCACCAGCTCGATTCCCTCGAACCGACTCAGCACAGGCGCTCGGTGTCGAGACGATCGGCGAGTCTGGCGCTCTTGGTGGTCACCGCCGTTGGGATTGCTGCGCTGATCGCCGTGGCCCTGACTGCGCTGACAGCCAGCGACGCGTACGTAGCGTACGGATTGCCCGATCCGGGCGCCGTTGTTCGCTATGGACTCCCGCTGGCACGGGTGATCGCCGAGGCCGCAGCACTGGTCTGTATCGGCTCGTTGTGGCTGGCGACCTTCGGTGTTCCCGCGCAGCCATCAGGTTTCGTTGCTGCGGACGGCTATGCGGCGTTGCGCACGGCCGGATGGGCGGGCACAGCGTGGTTCGGGGGCGCTGCCCTCGTGGCGCCGCTCCTAGCCGCAGACGCCTCGGGAAGGCCCATCTCCGACCTGGCCGACCCGATAGTCCTTCTTGGACTCATCGATGCGATCGAACAAGCCAAGTCCTGGCTGCTGACTGCCGGAATCGCGCTGGTCGTGGCCATCGGATGCCGCCTGGCCTTGACGTGGAAGACCGCCGCAGTCCTGATGCTGCTCTCGTTGGCCGCATTGCTCCCCGTGATCGCCACTGGGCACTCGGCCAGCGGTGCCCACGATGTTGCCACGAGCAGCATGCTGTACCACCTGGTGGGAGCATCGTTGTGGATCGGTGGGCTGATCGCAGTACTAGCCCACGCCGCCCGGGGCGGCGCACATCTGGGCCTGGTCGCACGCCGGTTCTCCGGCTTGGCGCTGGTGTGCTGGATCGGCATGGCCGCCTCAGGAGTAATCAATGCTGCCACGCGGCTCACCTTGCCCGATCTTGTCACCAGCGACTACGGGCTGCTCATCCTTGTCAAGGTCGCGGCCCTCGGGGCATTGGGATTCGCGGGTTATCGCCAACGTGCTCAGGCTGTGCGGGCGATTGCTGGCAGGCAAGGAATCGGGGACTTGCTGCGGCTTGGAGCCATCGAGGTCTTACTGATGTCCGCCACCGTCGGAGTGGCAGTGGCGCTCGGGCGTACACCCCCTCCGGCCGCAGCGGGCGAGGTTCCCTCACGCACCGAAGAACTGATCGGCTACGACCTCGCCGGCCCGCCCACAGTGCTGAGAATGCTGCTCGACTGGCGCTTCGACCTCATCTACGGAGTCCTGGCGGTGGTTTTGGCGGCGCTCTACCTCCGGGCGGTGTGGCGGCTACGTCGACGTGGCGAGGGATGGCCAGTCATGTGCACCGTCGCCTGGCTGTGCGGATGTGCTGTCGTCCTGCTAGCCACGTCGTCGGGAATCGGCCGTTACGCACCGGCGGTGCCCAGCGTCCAGCTCGCGAGCTGGCTCCTGCTCACCGTGGTCGCACCGGCCCTGCTGATGTCCGCAGCTCCGCTTTCCCTCGCCCAGCGCCTCGCACAACGCGCTGAGCCTGCCGCTCCGGCGGGGCCGGTGCAGTGGGCGCGCGTGGCTGGAAGGACGTGGCTGCTACGCGTGCTCAGTTATCCCCTGGCAGCATCGGTTCTGCTGGTCTGCCTGCTTGTCGGGGTGTACTTCACTGGGCTGTTGGAGACCGGTCTCTACGAGTTCTGGCTGCAGCCCGCGCTCAAGGGCTCTTTCCTCCTGGTTGGCTGCCTTCTGTACTGGACGACCCTGGCCATCGATCCTGTAGCAGGGCGGGCGCGTGGCCATGTGCGGCTGCTGGCGCTCGCGGTCGCCAGCGTCGGACTCGCCGCGTTCGGGTTAACCCTGACGCGCACCTCCACCGTCATCGGTGACTCCTACTACCGCGGGCTGGGGCTGGGATGGATGAGCGACATCTTGGCTGAGCAGCACCTTGCCGGTGTTTACGCCACTATCGCCGCCGGAGTCCCGTTGATCATGGCCGTGCTCACATGGACCCGCGGCCACAGGCGCACCGCACACTAG
- a CDS encoding ArsR/SmtB family transcription factor: MAVERDDTCDLLCLDLPHAEKIRTDLPELDVVEPAAAAARALGDPTRLTLAAALYRGGELCVCDASWVSGYAQNLVSHHLRQLKIAGLVRSRRDGRLVMYALTEQGRSLVAAVLGAHVAAIPVAGSVDELVEG; this comes from the coding sequence ATGGCTGTGGAACGTGACGACACCTGCGACCTGTTGTGCCTGGATTTGCCGCATGCGGAGAAGATCCGGACGGATCTGCCTGAGCTTGACGTAGTGGAGCCGGCGGCGGCAGCCGCGCGGGCCTTGGGCGACCCCACCCGGCTGACCCTGGCCGCCGCTCTGTATCGCGGTGGAGAGCTATGCGTCTGCGACGCCTCCTGGGTGTCCGGGTACGCGCAGAATCTGGTCTCACACCACTTACGACAGTTGAAGATCGCCGGGCTGGTCCGCTCGCGGCGGGACGGCCGCTTGGTGATGTATGCGCTGACCGAGCAAGGCCGCTCACTCGTCGCTGCGGTGCTGGGTGCCCACGTTGCCGCCATCCCGGTTGCTGGTTCCGTCGACGAGTTAGTGGAGGGCTGA
- a CDS encoding heavy metal translocating P-type ATPase, producing MGAECCGPQETTSSNVPDGHAAEQGAERLWQVRELQLAAAAAVLLAAGWVVGRFGAESVSLGFELASAVVGAASFVPGTLRNLLRRRIGVGTLMTIAAIGAVALGQIEEAAMLGVLFSIAEGLEHYAIVRTRRGLRALLGLVPPTASVLRGGVEEQVAPDDLVIDDRMVLRPGERAATDGVIRSGRTSLDLSAITGESVPIEAGPGDTVFAGAINGGGAIEVDVTAPASDSSLARIVHIVEEAQERKGQGQRLADRIARPLVPGIMILAVVIAGLGLVLGDPLLWVERALVVLVAASPCALAISVPLTVVAAVGAASRTGALVKGGAALEELGRIGTVALDKTGTLTRNAPRVVDIVAVDGTTRDEVLAAAAALEVRSEHPLAQAILTASSDAPVAADDVTAVPGHGLRGRRDGAALRLGKPGWITAGPLASEVERLQDNGATVVLIEEDEKLLGAIAVRDDLRDEAVETIQQLRGLNIDTAMLTGDNTRTATALAAQAGVTTVHAELLPEDKARLLSSLSNGGKIAMVGDGVNDAPALATADVGIAMGAMGTDVAIETADVALMGEDLRHLPQVMSHARHARSVMLQNVGLSLLIVTVLIPLAAFGVMGLASVVFVHELAEVLVIGNAIRAARTRPLPAATPVPATTAAQPVIAGKPSSRANDDGCCDAC from the coding sequence GTGGGTGCAGAGTGCTGCGGGCCGCAGGAGACCACGTCGTCCAACGTCCCGGACGGGCACGCCGCCGAGCAGGGTGCGGAACGCTTATGGCAGGTCCGGGAGCTGCAATTGGCCGCCGCAGCGGCGGTGCTGCTCGCTGCTGGCTGGGTGGTGGGCCGCTTCGGAGCTGAGTCCGTCAGTCTGGGGTTCGAGCTGGCCTCGGCGGTTGTCGGCGCGGCATCGTTCGTGCCGGGGACGCTACGTAATCTGCTGCGTCGTCGCATCGGTGTCGGCACGCTGATGACCATCGCGGCGATCGGCGCGGTCGCGTTGGGCCAGATCGAAGAAGCCGCGATGCTCGGCGTGCTGTTCTCTATCGCCGAGGGGCTGGAGCACTACGCGATCGTCCGCACGCGCCGTGGCCTGCGCGCCTTGCTCGGGTTGGTTCCGCCCACGGCGTCGGTGCTTCGTGGCGGCGTCGAGGAGCAGGTCGCTCCCGATGATCTGGTGATCGACGACCGGATGGTGCTGCGCCCAGGTGAACGGGCCGCCACCGACGGCGTGATCCGCTCGGGGCGCACCAGCCTGGACCTGTCGGCCATCACCGGCGAATCGGTCCCCATCGAAGCCGGACCGGGCGACACCGTGTTCGCAGGCGCGATCAACGGCGGCGGCGCGATCGAGGTCGACGTCACCGCCCCGGCTTCGGACTCCTCGCTGGCCCGAATCGTGCACATCGTCGAAGAGGCCCAGGAACGCAAGGGGCAGGGGCAGCGGCTGGCCGACCGCATCGCCCGCCCGTTGGTCCCGGGCATCATGATCCTCGCCGTCGTGATCGCCGGGCTCGGTCTGGTGCTCGGCGATCCACTGCTGTGGGTTGAGCGGGCGCTCGTGGTGCTGGTCGCCGCATCGCCCTGCGCGTTGGCGATCTCTGTGCCGCTGACGGTCGTCGCCGCAGTGGGTGCCGCCAGCCGCACCGGGGCGCTGGTCAAAGGCGGCGCCGCGTTGGAGGAACTGGGGCGTATCGGCACGGTCGCGCTGGATAAGACCGGCACGCTCACCCGCAATGCCCCGCGCGTCGTCGATATCGTTGCTGTCGACGGCACCACGCGCGATGAGGTTCTGGCCGCGGCTGCCGCGTTGGAAGTCCGCAGTGAACACCCCCTGGCGCAAGCCATTCTCACCGCCAGCAGTGACGCTCCCGTGGCTGCTGACGACGTCACCGCGGTGCCCGGTCACGGACTGCGTGGCCGACGGGACGGCGCCGCGTTGCGGCTGGGTAAACCCGGCTGGATCACCGCGGGTCCGCTGGCCAGCGAGGTCGAGCGGCTGCAGGACAACGGTGCCACCGTCGTCCTCATCGAAGAAGACGAGAAGCTGCTCGGCGCCATCGCGGTGCGCGATGATCTCCGCGACGAAGCCGTCGAGACCATCCAGCAGCTGCGCGGACTGAACATCGACACCGCGATGCTCACCGGCGACAACACCCGCACCGCCACCGCCCTGGCGGCCCAGGCCGGCGTCACCACGGTCCACGCCGAACTCCTCCCCGAGGACAAGGCACGCCTTCTGAGCTCGCTGAGCAACGGAGGCAAGATCGCGATGGTCGGCGACGGCGTCAACGACGCACCGGCTCTGGCCACCGCCGATGTGGGCATCGCCATGGGCGCGATGGGCACCGACGTCGCCATCGAAACCGCAGACGTCGCGCTGATGGGCGAAGACCTGCGCCACCTCCCCCAAGTCATGTCCCATGCGCGGCACGCCCGGAGTGTAATGCTGCAGAACGTCGGGCTGTCCCTGCTGATCGTCACCGTCCTCATCCCGCTTGCGGCGTTCGGAGTCATGGGCTTGGCCAGCGTGGTGTTCGTCCACGAACTCGCCGAGGTCCTCGTCATCGGCAACGCCATTCGCGCCGCCCGCACCCGCCCACTCCCAGCAGCCACGCCCGTGCCCGCGACTACCGCGGCACAACCGGTCATCGCAGGCAAACCCAGCAGCCGCGCCAACGACGATGGGTGCTGCGATGCCTGCTGA